Proteins co-encoded in one Stomoxys calcitrans chromosome 5, idStoCalc2.1, whole genome shotgun sequence genomic window:
- the LOC106080686 gene encoding V-type proton ATPase catalytic subunit A: MSNLKKFADEERESRYGRVYAVSGPVVTAECMSGSAMYELVRVGYYELVGEIIRLEGDMATIQVYEETSGVTVGDPVLRTGKPLSVELGPGIMGSIFDGIQRPLKDINELTSSIYIPKGVNVPCLSRTIGWEFNPLNNIKVGSHITGGDLYGLVHENTLVKHKMIVAPRAKGTVRYIAPAGNYHCDDVVLETEFDGEVTKHTMLQVWPVRQPRPVAEKLPANHPLLTGQRVLDSLFPCVQGGTTAIPGAFGCGKTVISQALSKYSNSDVIIYVGCGERGNEMAEVLGDFPELSVEIDGVTESIMKRTALVANTSNMPVAAREASIYTGITLSEYFRDMGYNVSMMADSTSRWAEALREISGRLAEMPADSGYPAYLGARLASFYERAGRVKCLGNPEREGSVSIVGAVSPPGGDFSDPVTSATLGIVQVFWGLDKKLAQRKHFPSINWLISYSKYMRALDDFYDKNFQEFVPLRTKVKEILQEEEDLSEIVQLVGKASLAETDKITLEVAKLLKDDFLQQNSYSSYDRFCPFYKTVGMLRNIIAFYDMARHSVESTAQSENKITWNVIREAMGNIMYQLSSMKFKDPVKDGEAKIKADFDQLHEDLQQAFRNLED, from the exons ATGTccaacttgaaaaaattcgctgaCGAGGAACGCGAGTCCAGATATGGCCGCGTTTATGCTGTCTCGGGTCCTG TCGTCACCGCCGAGTGCATGTCTGGCTCTGCTATGTACGAATTGGTGCGTGTGGGCTACTATGAATTGGTGGGAGAAATTATCCGTCTGGAAGGTGACATGGCCACAATTCAGGTTTACGAAGAAACCTCTGGTGTCACTGTCGGAGATCCTGTGTTGCGTACCGGCAAGCCCTTGTCCGTTGAATTGGGCCCCGGTATTATGGGCAGCATTTTTGACGGTATCCAGCGTCCACTGAAAGACATCAACGAATTAACCAGTTCCATTTACATTCCTAAGGGTGTCAATGTACCCTGCTTGTCCCGCACTATTGGCTGGGAATTCAATCCCCTTAATAATATAAAGGTTGGCTCACACATCACTGGAGGTGATCTTTATGGCCTGGTTCATGAAAACACTTTGGTTAAGCACAAAATGATTGTGGCACCCCGTGCCAAGGGTACTGTGCGCTACATTGCTCCCGCTGGCAATTATCATTGTGATGATGTTGTCTTGGAGACCGAGTTCGATGGTGAGGTCACCAAACACACTATGTTGCAGGTGTGGCCTGTGCGTCAACCACGTCCAGTAGCTGAGAAATTGCCCGCCAACCATCCCTTGTTGACTGGTCAGCGTGTCTTGGATTCTCTGTTCCCCTGTGTACAAGGTGGTACCACTGCTATTCCCGGTGCCTTCGGTTGTGGCAAAACTGTAATTTCTCAA gcCTTGTCCAAATACTCCAACTCTGATGTTATCATCTACGTCGGTTGTGGTGAACGTGGTAATGAGATGGCTGAAGTATTGGGTGATTTCCCCGAATTGTCCGTCGAAATTGATGGCGTTACCGAGTCTATCATGAAACGTACCGCTTTGGTTGCAAATACCTCAAACATGCCTGTGGCTGCTCGTGAAGCTTCCATTTACACTGGTATCACTTTGTCCGAATACTTCCGTGATATGGGTTACAATGTCTCTATGATGGCTGATTCCACCTCCCGTTGGGCCGAAGCTCTTCGTGAAATTTCTGGTCGTTTGGCTGAGATGCCTGCCGATTCTGGCTACCCTGCCTACTTGGGTGCTCGTTTGGCTTCCTTCTACGAACGTGCTGGCCGTGTCAAGTGTTTGGGTAACCCCGAACGCGAAGGTTCTGTGTCCATTGTCGGCGCTGTCTCTCCTCCTGGTGGTGATTTCTCTGATCCCGTCACCTCTGCCACCCTGGGTATTGTCCAAGTGTTCTGGGGTTTGGATAAAAAATTGGCTCAGCGCAAACATTTCCCCTCCATTAATTGGTTGATTTCCTATTCGAAATACATGCGTGCTTTGGATGATTTCTATGACAAGAACTTCCaggaattcgtgccattgcgtACTAAGGTAAAGGAAATCTTGCAAGAAGAAGAGGATTTGTCCGAAATTGTGCAATTGGTCGGTAAAGCATCGTTGGCCGAAACCGATAAGATCACCTTGGAAGTTGCCAAATTATTGAAGGATGATTTCTTGCAACAGAACTCCTACTCTTCATATGACAGATTCTGCCCCTTCTACAAGACTGTGGGCATGTTAAGAAACATTATTGCCTTCTATGACATGGCTCGTCACTCAGTGGAATCCACTGCTCAGTCCGAAAACAAAATCACCTGGAATGTTATACGCGAGGCTATGGGTAACATCATGTACCAATTGTCATCTATGAAATTCAAG GATCCCGTTAAGGATGGCGAGGCTAAAATCAAGGCCGATTTCGATCAACTACACGAAGATTTGCAACAAGCCTTCAGAAATTTGGAAGACTAG